The Lolium perenne isolate Kyuss_39 chromosome 6, Kyuss_2.0, whole genome shotgun sequence genome segment CCTCATATACATGTGAGAGGTGACAACCGATCGAAATTAAGCACACAATCTTCAAACATTAATATATCTACCTTTTGTCTCCTCAAACCCTTGTCTATGCTTCCATTCTTCAGCGACATCACCTAGATTTTGCCTGAGATCGACAACCGGGCTTGTAGCGGTCTAATCGGGCCAACTTCAGCACATAGTTGCCACTGACATGTCCCTACCAAGGAACCGGGGCTTTAGGTCTCAAAAAGCGCCAACCGGATTATCATGCGTATCACACTTCCGGCCAGCCTCCTTCGACACGAGCTGCGGCGTATCGCCCTCGGCGTCGAGGGTGCACGAGGACGCGTCAGAGTAAAAACCGGAATATTTCCACCCTGGCGTTAAGGCAACATATTTTTTTGTCTTAGGCGGACATTTTGTGGTTTAGCTCTAGGTGCAAACTTTTGGGCCTAGCACGCCTCAACAATCTGCCGATGTGGACCGCCGCTGCCCCGCTGATGCCCATGGACGACGCCATCACACTGGGGCTGGTCGTGACTAGCGTGCTGGCGTTCGTGTTCCACCTTCCAAGGCCATCCTTGGCCGCATCCCGGCCAAGCTGTCCGTGTTTGAGACACGATCCGCCAAGCTAAATGTCACCGTGTACGCCGAACGACAGGATGCCACCTACAGCCCTACAGGGTCAACTCCAATGGCGTGAGCCGTTCCAACCCTGGCGTGTGGCTGGTGCTACTTCCCGATGATGACACCTGGAAAGCCTCCCCCCTGGAGTGCTGGCACGAGCATGGCACCGACGCAGCAGCCATACCTCACCGGTTCGTGATAATGTCTAGCTAGAAAGAAAAAGGTCAAGTTTGAGGCATGCCGCCGATTAAATACCTCTCCCAAATGTCTGAATTGTTCCGCAATTTGTGTCCAACGAGAGTATGTCCGTGCACGATTTGGAGCCTCAGACTGGAGACCTTCTTATAATGTGATCCAAATTTATATAAATGCTAACTTATGATGAGCGGAACGAGGCATGCCGCCGGAAGACCTGAGCCGAGCCGAGTGATCATCATTGACCTAGGTTACCACCACTATACGTACCTCTTTGTAAGCAGCCACACCTCGTGGTGTCCACGATACTGAAAAAATCTAATTTGTAGCCAAATTTTTGTGTCTTAACACGGACCGTGCACACTGTCAGTGACACGTCACTCATACAGCTGTACCAGCGCCGTGTGTCCAAATGGTTTCGTCTCCTCCTCCAATTTCCCTCCCCGTTTTCCCCTTCCCGCCATGGTTTCCCTCCACTGCTCGCGCCGTCCCGCTCCCATTCCGTATTAAATCTCCTACCCGTCCCCCGCCAATCCTCCCAGACCGCGCGCGTTCACACCTCCCCGGCGCAAAAACCCGCGACGAAGCTCTCCCCCGCGCCTCCGTACCGGCCATGGACCGCCGCGCCCGCGCCGCCCCGCGCAGAGAGGAGGAGCGCCCGAGCCACGGCCGGTTCCTCCGCCCCGGCGCGCTCGCGCGGCTCCGGGACTCCAGGATCGTCGCCCGCTCCCtccggtcggcggcggcggcgcgcctcTCGCTCCCGTCCGCCCCTCCGTCCCCCGCGCCGGCGGAGCCGCAGCAGCAGCGGCAAGACGCCGTGCCGCACTTCCTGGCGGGGTCCACGAGGGGCATGTGCGGCGTGGGGCGGTACCCGCTCAGGCGGAGGATGGCCGCGGCCAGGTGCGTGGTGTTCCTGCCGCCGGCGCCGTCGCCGGAGGCGTTCTGGGAACCGTCGTCGGATCTCATCTTCTGACAGCCTGGCTAGCAACCGGAATTAGCTTGGGGACGTGCGTCTAGATTCGTGTTTCCAGATCTCTGTGCAGATGGTTTTGCTGGTCCGGCAGGTTGGGGCTGATGAGTAGATCTGCTGCTGTTCCGATCTGATGTCGTGTATTACTGGTGTTGTAATTGATCCAAACTTATAAGTTTGTGAATTGGACTCATAGTAAAAAGGTTTGATGCATGGATGGACACCAAATTGAGGAATTGGCATTGGACTGGATGAATGGAATGCGTTTGGATGATAATAACAGACTTGCAACTCTGAAACTTGTCCCGTTCCAAGAACTACGCCGCTCCTTGTACCCGGCCAAATAAATTCATCAAAGACCAAATAAGCAATTGCGGATGAGCACCAGTCTTGAGCCTGGACTGTCATCTGTACTGTATACTCCAATTGACTAATCACCTTTCTGGCAAACTGGCAACCCAGTTCCAATCAACTTCTCAAATAAACAAGTAATGAAGTGCATTTGAGATGGAAATTTCATCTTATCAAAGATCATGTTAATTTTCCATAGTCATAATTGCCAAACTTGTCCTGGTTCTGCTCAACCAGTTGCCAAACTCATTTGTATTACTACAAGGTGGGTACAAAGCGCGAAAAATGGCAGTAGAAAAATAATTGCTCGGCGCGCAAAATCGACATGTTCTTATATGCCATTTCAGTTTATCTTAGTCGGTTTATATTTATTAGAACTACACCATTAGCCATGTACCAAAAATGTCTTTGTTTTTACTGAATTTTAAGTGTTCAAATTGTCAATTCTCTGAGATTCTTCACACAATGCCTACCAAAGTTAGGAGCTGTGAAGCTTCAAAAGTGAAGAAAGATGCACAACAAGAACAAACATAGCGTTCTTGGCTAAATTATCTAATATAAGAACATTTCTGGCAAACTGGCAACCCCATTCCGATCAACTTCTCAAACAAACAATCAATGAAGTGAATTTGAGATGGAAATTTCATCTTATCAAAGATCATGTTAATTTTCCATAGTCATAATTGCCAAACTTGTCCCGGTTCTGCTAAAACCAGTTGCCAAACTCATTTGTatttgttataaaagcgacaagcaaataacgaagaacgataaaggtaaacgcagcggagacacaagatttaacgtggaaaatcccttccaacacagaagggaaaAAACCCACGGGCgctagccagcaaaacttcacactATACCGGGGAGTGTTTATAAATGCCGtgagttatcttataatctgataaaccctagccgacggcttacaagatgtatatataggcggtgccaacgatccgtaccgtaccgTGCTTCCcgtcgacgggcctcgctccgctcgtcagaagttagcctccctttagtatatgaatttggatcacaatataacaaactccactttgagacaaattccatattatagcatgaacttcaacaatctcctgaacaacaaagaaaaacacttgctggcgccagcAACCACTTGGGCTAaatagttataccaaccaagttcgagcaaagctcaaacttggaaacatgaactggctttgtcatgatatcagcaggattatcatgagtacttatcttgcataccattagtttaccttgagcaacaatgtcgcgcacataatggtacttgatatcaatgtgctttgtcctctcatggaatatttaatctttagtaaggtatattgcactttgactgccagaaaacaagttaatgcaagaatcatctccacaaaactcagcatacaaacctttcaaccaaacatactctttgcaagcttcattaattgctatatattctgcttcggtcgtagattgggcaacaacaggttgtaacgttgccttccaactcacatcacatccaccaacagtgaacaaataacctgtgagggatcttctcttatccaagtcgacagcaaaatctgaatccacatagcctacgagtccctcaccggtcttgccaaacttcaagcaagctttggatgtgccacgaagctacctgaaaatccactgaacaactttccaatgttctttagcaggattagccatgtatcgattgaccaaactcatagcatatgacaaaTAAGGGCGAGAACagaccatggcatacatcaaggaaccaacaacactaaaatatgaaactcgtgacatgtactcaatatctccatcagtactaggacattgcaatgctggCAATTTAAAGtgaggagcaataggtgtactaacatactttgcatcatgcatattaaaacgatgaagaactttctgaatgtaattttgccgactaagaaataacacactagattttctgTCTCTTGTAATTTGCATACCTAGTATTTTTTTAGCaacaccaagatccttcatctgtgactttaaagtagtgatctctttcttgctcttggcagcaatcaacatatcataaACATATAACAACAAGTATACTGTTGATCcgttaacaaacttgatataaacacaactatcatactgagatctcttaAACTTATGTGCAATCATAAacgaatcaaaccttttataccattGTCTTCGAGACTGTTTcaaaccataaagggacctctttaccttgcaaacaagatcctccttaccaggcacaacaaaaccttAAGGTTGGTCATATATCTCCTTCTCAAgatcaccatgcagaaaagcagtctttacatctagctgctcaagctcaagatcatgcatatccacaataccaaagaatgcacgaatgaaactatgcttcacaaccggagagaatacatcattataatcaatacctggaatttggctgaaaccttttgctactaaccttgccttaaacctcggaggctcattaggagacaaaccttcctttcttttaaatatccacttacatCGGAAAACCTTATTTTGTTTAGGCAAGGGCAtaacatcccatgtgccattcttatCAAGtgattgcatctcctcttgcatagcagaaatccacttcacgcGGTCAACGGATGTAACCGCCTCagtatatgtagcaggttcaATATCATGCTCCACATGTTCAGtgctgagcgcggagttgatgaaggagaatttatgcgcaacattgagtggaaccccaagaggaaggtatgatgagcacaacgggaagtttttcctcagtaagaaaccaaggtttatcgaccagtaggagaaaaaagTTCTCTctcgaggtgttgcgaaccaactcgtggcttTACGCACTGCcgcgtcagcagcaacgtggagacctgcacacaaacaaccaagtactttgtccccaactttcagcgaggttctCAAGCTCAATGGTTTTGCTGAAaataaaggattaaacgaaccgtgtggaaaaataattgtttgcagagaacaaaacagaaaaatgctgtagaagattgcaattaaaagaagaatgaccggggtccacagttcactagaggcgcctccccaataaataaatatgctgggtaaacaaattacagatgggcaattgacaaacataGATTCTatgctaatggttggtgcagaatacatgctatataagtatgcgggcattacaaaaatatacatagaccgtaatccaactgcatctatgactaataatccaccttcaggattgcatccgcgacaccctccagtattaagttgcaagcaacagactatcagtttaagcaatgtgtgtaaagtaaacgatgaaactacccttgaataaaacaccgctgttttctccctagtaggaacaacacatctacaaccgtagagaacaaggtcacttatcatggttaaatagaggcatgaacccactatcgagcataaatactccctcttggagtcgctagcatctatttggccagagcatctactagaaatagagagcatgcaagatcataataacataatacataatctcaaccaaagcaatctatctataatcggatccacatcaaatcaacatgtagcaattacaaataaatgatcttgatcatgttaggcagctcacaagatctatacatgaagcacaacaaggagaggacaaccatctagctacttctatggacccatgttcccgtggaggactactcatgcatcacctcggatgaagacatggcgatatAGAGGCCTCCGACGGCGAtttccctcttcggcagggtgccaggatggatgatacgtctccaacgtatcgataatttcttatgttccatgctactttattgatgatacctacatgttttatgcatactttatgtcatatttatgcattttccggcactaaccttttaacaagatgccgaagagccgattctttgttcattgctgtttttggtttcagaaatcctagtaaggaaatattctcggaattggacgaaatcaacgcccaggatcttatttttccacgaagcttccagaacaccgggggagatacgaagtgggcgacgaggcgacgccacaccagggcggcgcggcccaagccctggccgcgccggcctgtggtgtgggcccctcgtggcgccccatgacctacccttccgcctacttaagccttcgtcgataataactccagtaccgagagccacgatacggaaaaccttccagagccgccaccgccgccaatcccatctcgggggattcaggagatcgcctccggcaccctgccggagaggggaatcatctcccggaggactcttcaccgccatggtcgcctccggagtgatgagtgagtagttcacccctggactatgggtccatagcagtagctagatggtcgtcttctcctaattgtgctatcattcttggatcttgtgagctgcctaacatgatcaagatcatctatctgtaatgctacatgttgtgtttgttgggatctgatgaatatggaatactatgctatgttgattatcaatctattatctatgtgttgtttatgatcttgcatgctctccgttactagtagaggctctggccaagtttttgcttgtaactccaagagggagtatttatgctcgatagtgggttcatgtctccattaaatctgggggagtgacagaaacctctaaggttgcggatgtgctgttgctactagggataaaacatcaatgctatgtctaaggatatatttgttgattacattacgcaccatacttaatgcaattgtctgttgtttgcaacttaatactggagggggttcggatgataacctgaaggtggacattttaggcatagatgcatgctggatagcggtctatgtactttgtcgtaatgcccaattaaatctcacaatactcatcataacatgtatgtgcatggtcatgccctctttatttgtcaattgcccaactgtaatttgttcacccaacatgcttattcttatgggagagacacctctagtgaactgtggaccccggtccattcttttacatcaaatacaatctactgcaatactcgttctactgttctctgcaaacaatcatcatccacactatacatctaatcctttgttacagcaagccagtgagattgacaacctcactgttacattgggacaaagtattttcgttgtgttgtgcaggttccacgttggcgccggaatccctggtgttgcgccacactacacttcgccgctgatacgtctccaacgtatccataatttctgatgttccatgcttgttttatgacaatacttacatgttttgcttgcactttataatgtttttatgcgttttccggaactaacctattaacgagatgccacagtgccagttcctgttttctgctgtttttggttccagaaaggctgttcgggcaatattctcggaattggacgaaatcaacgccaaacctcctatttttcccggaagcatccagaacaccgaagaagagtcggagaggggccagagggccaccacaccctaaggcggcgcggccaagcctgggcccgcgctggcctagggtgaggcgcccccaggcacccccctgcgtcgcctcttcgcctataaaatccctttcgacctaaacacaccgtaccaattgacgaaactccagaaagactccaggggcgccgccaccgtcgcgaaactccaat includes the following:
- the LOC127321042 gene encoding uncharacterized protein, giving the protein MDRRARAAPRREEERPSHGRFLRPGALARLRDSRIVARSLRSAAAARLSLPSAPPSPAPAEPQQQRQDAVPHFLAGSTRGMCGVGRYPLRRRMAAARCVVFLPPAPSPEAFWEPSSDLIF